In Clarias gariepinus isolate MV-2021 ecotype Netherlands chromosome 1, CGAR_prim_01v2, whole genome shotgun sequence, one DNA window encodes the following:
- the ntn4 gene encoding netrin-4, with product MERWALFLVLACGASHSARSGCENRVCNPRMGNLAAGRPVLTDTQCGSPTPEYLCSFEDGSCIPQCKVCHPHGHPPTSMTDSSFTQPPTWWQSAGDAITETLQLDLEVEFYFTHLIVIFHSPRPAAMTVECSRDFGHTWSTLHSYAHNCSSWFGLKDGHGCTEKYSSPRPCRGGEVIYRALSPLGVLEPYSAKARTQLGITNLRVRLLQPQLCPCQLKESNARLLSVPYAISDFILKGACLCYGHSEHCVPASGYPATHSHGHYVVHGKCVCRHHTAGDHCERCDRLYNDRPWRAASGLTGEAHQCVKCKCNGHAESCHFDISVWLRSGQRSGGVCHCLHNTTGRHCHQCKIGFYRHPERPLTAANSCTPCLCDRVGTESCNPANGDCICKPGVASPLCDKCMLGYWGFTEYGCRPCHCAGDCDPYTGDCMMGSDPDHNNSIFRVEELFSALNFQEKCVCKQHSLKNSKVFCTMKYSYALKVKVLAAHDKGSHAEVDAKVLKVLWSSSPHRLMEGTVTLYPESWTTRGCTCPVLYPRKEYLVVGHHDLRKGRLLVNMKSLVKPWRANHSRRVLQLFKTKCT from the exons ATGGAGAGGTGGGCGTTGTTTCTCGTGCTCGCGTGCGGCGCTTCACACTCCGCGCGCTCAG GCTGTGAGAATCGTGTGTGTAATCCTCGTATGGGCAACCTGGCCGCCGGGCGCCCAGTGCTCACGGACACACAGTGTGGCTCACCTACACCAGAGTACTTATGTAGCTTTGAAGATGGCAGCTGCATACCACAGTGTAAAGTGTGTCACCCTCATGGTCACCCACCCACCTCCATGACCGACTCGTCCTTCACACAGCCACCTACATGGTGGCAATCAGCCGGAGACGCTATCACTGAAACATTGCAGTTGGACCTGGAGGTGGAATTTTATTTTACTCACTTGATTGTGATCTTCCATTCACCACGCCCTGCAGCAATGACTGTGGAGTGTTCACGGGATTTTGGGCATACCTGGAGCACCCTGCACTCGTATGCCCACAACTGCAGCTCTTGGTTTGGACTGAAAGATGGTCATGGCTGTACTGAGAAATACTCATCACCAAGACCTTGTAGAGGTGgagag GTTATATATCGTGCTCTCTCCCCCTTGGGCGTATTAGAACCCTACAGTGCAAAGGCTCGCACCCAACTTGGCATTACCAACCTCCGAGTGCGCCTGCTGCAGCCCCAGCTGTGCCCATGTCAGCTCAAAGAGAGTAACGCGCGCCTCCTTAGTGTCCCCTATGCCATCTCTGACTTCATCTTGAAGGGAGCTTGCTTGTGCTATGGCCATTCTGAGCATTGTGTGCCAGCCAGTGGCTACCCTGCCACACACAGTCATGGCCATTATGTG GTGCATGGCAAGTGTGTGTGTCGGCATCACACTGCAGGTGATCACTGTGAGAGATGTGATCGTCTCTATAATGACCGACCATGGAGGGCAGCAAGTGGTCTAACTGGAGAAGCTCACCAGTGTGTTA AGTGCAAGTGTAATGGACATGCAGAGAGCTGCCACTTTGACATAAGTGTATGGCTGCGTTCTGGTCAGAGAAGTGGAGGTGTCTGTCACTGCCTGCACAATACAACAGGTCGTCACTGTCATCAGTGCAAAATTGGCTTTTACAGACATCCCGAAAGACCGTTGACTGCTGCCAACTCCTGTACAC CTTGTTTGTGCGATCGTGTCGGAACTGAGAGTTGTAATCCTGCTAACGGGGACTGTATCTGCAAGCCTGGTGTGGCCAGCCCGCTTTGTGACAAGTGTATGCTGGGATACTGGGGTTTCACCGAATACGGCTGCAGACCTTGTCACTGTGCAGGTGACTGTGATCCATACACTGGAGACTGCATGATGGG gtcCGATCCTGATCACAACAACAGCATATTTCGAGTGGAGGAACTTTTTTCTGCTCTGAACTTTCAAG AGAAATGTGTCTGCAAACAGCATTCCCTTAAGAACAGTAAAGTTTTCTGCACTATGAAATATTCCTATG CTCTAAAGGTAAAAGTGCTGGCAGCACATGATAAGGGCTCTCATGCTGAGGTGGATGCTAAAGTTCTGAAGGTGCTGTGGAGCAGCTCCCCCCACAGGCTCATGGAAGGAACTGTCACTTTGTATCCAGAGTCCTGGACAACCCGAGGCTGTACTTGCCCTGTACTGTATCCTA GGAAAGAATATCTAGTTGTTGGGCACCACGATTTGAGGAAAGGTCGACTTCTGGTCAACATGAAGAGTTTAGTGAAGCCATGGAGAGCCAATCACAGCCGTCGTGTGCTAcagctctttaaaactaaatgCACCTGA